A genomic window from Prunus persica cultivar Lovell chromosome G2, Prunus_persica_NCBIv2, whole genome shotgun sequence includes:
- the LOC18786865 gene encoding protein TPR2 — MSSLSRELVFLILQFLDEEKFKETVHKLEQESGFFFNMKHFEDQVQAGEWDEVERYLCGFTKVEDNRYSMKIFFEIRKQKYLEALDRQDRAKAVEILVKDLKVFASFNEELFKEITQLLTLDNFRQNEQLSKYGDTKSARNIMLIELKKLIEANPLFRDKLAFPAFKSSRLRTLINQSLNWQHQLCKNPRPNPDIKTLFMDHSCTPTANGSRPPPTNSPLVGPIPKAGAFPPIGAHGPFQPVVSPSPGWMSSTNPSLPHPAVAAAPPGLVQPSSAAAFLKHPRTPTGVTGMDYQSADSEHLMKRIRTGQADEVSFSGVMHNSNVYSQDDLPKAVVRTLSQGSNVMSMDFHPQQQTILLVGTNVGDISLWEVGSRERLVHKPFKVWDMQTASTPLQTALVNDAAISVNRCVWGPDGLMLGVAFSKHIVQIYTYNPTGELRQHFEIDAHVGGVNDIAFAHPNKQLCIVTCGDDKVIKVWDAAGGRRQYTFEGHEAPVYSVCPHYKENIQFIFSTAIDGKIKAWLYDCLGSRVDYDAPGLWCTMMSYSADGTRLFSCGTSKEGESHLVEWNESEGAIKRTYSGFRKRSLDVVQFDTTRNRFLAAGDEFQIKFWDMDNTNVLTAVDADGGLPASPRLRFNKEGSLLAVTTNDSGIKILANNDGLRLIRMLEGRAMEKNRGTSEPINSKPLIVNALGPIVNVPNAVPPALERPDRIQPAVSISNLGTMENSRLVDVKPRISEDIDKIKSWKISDIADPSQMKALRLPDSTTAGKIVRLMYTNNGLALLALTSNAVHKLWKWQRNERNPSGKATAYVTPQLWQPPNGTLMTNDVNDNKPAEESTACIALSKNDSYVMSASGGKVSLFNMMTFKVMTTFVSPPPAATFLAFHPQDNNIIAIGMEDSTILIYNVRVDEVKTKLKGHQNRITGLAFSQSLNVLVSSGADTQLCVWSIDGWEKKKTRFIQAPAGRQSPLVGETKVQFHNDHTHLLVAHESQLAVYDCKLDCLRSWSPKDALAAPISSAIYSCDGLLVYATFCDGAVGVFDADTLRLRCRVAPTAYIPSFSLSGNPTYPLVIAAHPSEPNQIAVGMTDGSVHVVEPSDVELKWGGAPSQDNGPSNSSNPSPSGQASELPSR, encoded by the exons ATGTCTTCGTTAAGTAGGGAACTGGTATTCTTGATATTGCAGTTCTTAGACGAAGAGAAGTTCAAGGAAACAGTTCATAA GCTTGAGCAAGAGTCTGgatttttcttcaatatgAAACATTTTGAGGATCAAGTTCAGGCTGGAGAGTGGGATGAAGTTGAGCGCTATTTGTGTGGCTTCACTAAAGTGGAAGACAACCGATATTCAATgaagattttttttgaaattaggaAGCAGAAGTATTTGGAAGCTCTTGACAG GCAGGATAGGGCGAAGGCTGTTGAGATTCTTGTGAAGGACCTTAAGGTTTTTGCATCATTTAATGAGGAACTTTTCAAGGAGATCACCCAGTTGCTAACTCTTGATAACTTTAG GCAAAACGAGCAGCTTTCCAAGTATGGAGACACAAAATCGGCTCGGAATATTATGCTTATAGAACTTAAAAAGCTCATTGAGGCGAACCCATTATTTCGCGATAAGCTTGCGTTTCCAGCCTTCAAAAGCTCACGTCTACGGACGTTAATAAATCAGAG TCTCAATTGGCAGCACCAGCTTTGCAAGAATCCCCGTCCAAACCCTGATATTAAAACACTATTTATGGATCATTCTTGCACTCCAACTGCTAATGGATCTCGTCCTCCTCCGACAAACAGTCCCCTTGTAGGACCAATTCCAAAGGCTGGCGCATTTCCTCCTATTGGTGCCCATGGC CCATTCCAACCTGTTGTCTCCCCATCTCCTGGTTGGATGTCTAGCACTAATCCTTCATTGCCTCACCCTGCTGTGGCAGCAGCTCCTCCTGGTCTCGTGCAGCCTTCTAGTGCAG CtgctttcttgaagcacccaAGGACTCCTACAGGTGTTACAGGGATGGATTATCAATCAGCTGATTCGGAGCACTTGATGAAGCGTATTCGCACTGGCCAAGCTGATGAG GTGTCATTTTCTGGTGTGATGCATAATTCCAATGTCTACTCGCAAGATGACCTTCCTAAGGCTGTTGTTCGTACCCTTAGTCAAGGATCTAATGTAATGAGCATGGACTTTCatccacaacaacaaactatTCTTCTAG TTGGGACAAATGTTGGTGACATCAGTCTTTGGGAAGTAGGGTCCCGGGAAAGGCTGGTACATAAACCTTTCAAGGTTTGGGATATGCAAACTGCCTCAACGCCATTGCAG ACAGCTTTGGTGAATGATGCTGCAATATCAGTGAATCGTTGTGTTTGGGGGCCAGATGGACTTATGCTTG GTGTTGCATTTTCGAAGCACATTGTTCAGATATATACTTACAATCCAACTGGAGAACTGAGACAACATTTTGAG ATTGATGCTCATGTTGGTGGGGTTAATGACATTGCATTCGCTCATCCCAACAAGCAATTGTGTATTGTTACGTGTGGAGATGATAAAGTGATTAAG GTGTGGGATGCTGCAGGTGGACGCCGACAATATACATTTGAAGGCCATGAAGCTCCTGTGTATTCAGTTTGCCctcattacaaagaaaatattcag TTCATTTTTTCAACTGCTATTGATGGGAAGATTAAAGCTTGGCTATACGATTGCTTGGGATCAAGGGTGGACTATGATGCTCCTGGACTTTGGTGCACCATGATGTCATATAGTGCAGATGGAACCAG GCTCTTCTCATGCGGAACAAGTAAAGAAGGTGAATCCCATCTGGTGGAGTGGAATGAGAGTGAAGGGGCTATCAAACGGACATATTCTGGATTTAGGAAGCGCTCTTTAGACGTTGTCCAGTTTGACACAACAAGGAACCGATTCTTAGCTGCTGgtgatgaatttcaaattaagttCTGGGATATGGATAATACCAATGTGTTGACAGCAGTTGATGCAGATGGCGGTTTGCCT GCTAGTCCTAGACTGAGATTCAACAAAGAAGGGTCACTGTTGGCTGTAACAACGAATGACAGTGGTATTAAGATCTTAGCAAATAATGATGGTTTGCGCTTGATTAGAATGTTGGAGGGAAGGGCTATGGAGAAAAATCGAGGCACTTCTGAGCCCATCAACTCTAAG CCTCTGATTGTTAATGCACTAGGCCCCATTGTGAATGTTCCTAATGCTGTTCCTCCAGCCCTGGAACGTCCTGATAGAATCCAACCAGCTGTGTCTATCAGTAATCTG GGTACTATGGAGAACAGCAGGCTCGTTGATGTTAAACCTCGGATTTCCGAGGATATAGACAAGATTAAGAGCTGGAAAATTTCTGATATTGCGGATCCCTCACAAATGAAAGCTCTGCGATTGCCTGACTCTACAACTGCTGGAAAG ATTGTGAGACTAATGTACACAAACAATGGCCTGGCTCTGTTAGCCCTCACCTCCAATGCCGTTCACAAGCTTTGGAAATGGCAGCGTAATGAAAGGAATCCATCAGGGAAG gcTACTGCATATGTTACACCACAGTTGTGGCAGCCTCCCAATGGAACTCTCATGACTAATGATGTGAATGACAATAAACCAGCTGAGGAATCTACTGCGTGTATTGCTTTATCCAAAAATGATTCTTATGTCATGTCTGCATCTGGTGGGAAAGTCTCTCTGTTCAACATGATGACGTTTAAG GTCATGACAACATTTGTTTCTCCCCCTCCCGCAGCCACTTTTTTGGCATTTCATCCTCAAGACAATAATATAATTGCTATTGGCATGGAGGATTCtactattttaatatataatgttAGGGTTGATGAG GTTAAAACCAAACTGAAGGGTCATCAGAATCGGATTACAGGCCTTGCATTTTCTCAAAGTCTTAATGTACTGGTTTCTTCAGGTGCTGATACCCAG TTATGCGTGTGGAGCATTGATGgatgggagaaaaagaaaacaaggttTATACAAGCACCAGCTGGTCGCCAATCCCCGTTGGTTGGAGAAACAAAAGTTCAGTTTCATAATGATCACACACACCTGTTGGTTGCTCATGAAAGCCAACTTGCTGTGTATGATTGCAAGCTTGATTGTTTGCGCTCA TGGTCTCCAAAAGATGCACTTGCCGCTCCCATCTCAAGTGCAATATATTCATGCGATGGTCTATTGGTTTATGCTACCTTTTGTGACGGTGCTGTTGGAGTTTTTGATGCTGATACCTTAAGACTCAGATGTCGAGTAGCACCTACTGCGTATATACCATCATTTTCTCTCAG CGGCAACCCCACCTATCCTTTGGTTATAGCAGCTCATCCGTCTGAGCCTAACCAGATTGCAGTCGGCATGACTGATGGCTCAGTGCATGTAGTTGAACCGTCTGATGTAGAGCTGAAGTGGGGCGGGGCACCGTCTCAAGATAATGGCCCTTCCAATTCGTCAAATCCTTCGCCTAGTGGTCAAGCATCAGAACTTCCTTCCAGGTGA